The following proteins are encoded in a genomic region of Phragmites australis chromosome 9, lpPhrAust1.1, whole genome shotgun sequence:
- the LOC133928568 gene encoding uncharacterized protein LOC133928568 isoform X2: MLPTPWTPTFPFPAAGLLVLLALLAVASGGPGPSLGGFDRGEPGDAEAYSILTFHDYTPPPPPALPPPPAAPSATCAGDLRGVGDLETRCVVPASVRLGGGGVYISGNGSLVLLDGVAVTCERPGCVVSANLSGDIIFGRGARVVAGWVSLAAANITLGDDAVVDTAALAGDPPDQTSGVPTGTYGDGGGHGGRGASCYVKEGQVQEDSWGGDTYSWVELKTPNSYGSKGGSTTVEKDYGGGGGGVVWLFAEEILMNGTVLADGGDGGTKGGGGSGGSIYLKAATMRGCGKISACGGNGLAGGGGGRVSIDVFSRHDDTQIFVHGGKSSGCLDNAGAAGTLYEEVPKSITVSNNNLSTQTDTVFLDPPFEPLWTNVFIRNHAKVSLPLRWSRIQAQGQISLLSGATLTFGLTHYPYSEFELLAEELLMSDSTIKVFGALRMSVKMLLMWNSRMTIDGGRESGVATSLLEGSNLIVLKEASVIHSNANLGIHGQGVLNLSGGGDTIEAQRLILSLFYNILVGPGAVLRGPLINGSSDMAPKLNCEDESCPMEIFHPPEDCNLNSSLSFTLQICRVEDIDVSGLVQGTVINFNRARSVTVQTSGTISATGLGCRGGIGRGKMLSSGLSGGGGHGGKGGEGIYSVSHAEGGPAYGNADLPCELGSGSGNDSASSTAGGGIIVIGSLEQSLPNLSLSGSIEANGGSFTGVISHAANGGPGGGSGGTILLFVRTLLLKKDSVLSSVGGVGSNGSGGGGGGRIHFHWSDIPTGDDYVPFSTVKGSIHARGGVSEGQGFPGENGTVTGKDCPKGLYGTFCKECPSGTYKNITGSSKSLCSPCPPNELPHRAVYISVRGGVAETPCPYKCVSDRYHMPHCFTALEELIYTFGGPWFFGLLLSGLLVLLALVLSIARMKFVGTDELPGPAPTQHSSQIDHSFPFLESLNEVLETNRAEESHCHVHRMYFMGPNTFSEPWHLPHTPPEQISEIVYEDAFSKFVDEINALAAYQWWEGSIYSILCILSYPLAWSWQQWRRRKKLQRLREFVRSEYDHSCLRSCRSRALYEGLKASATPDLMLGYLDFFLGGDEKRPDLPPRLHQRLPMSLIFGGDGSYMAPFSLHSDRVVTSLMSQAVPSSIWHRNVAGLNAQLRLVRRGNLNTTFLPVLKWLETHANPALNTYHVCVDLAWFQATALGYCQFGLVINAVGGAVAAEIQGGSIIKTDQHSLNQNTNAESQLGHSRNNNALMRKRIIGTILDVDNLRMLKDRRYLLYPLSLILHNTKPVGHQDLVGLVISILLLADFSLVLLTFLQLYSYSMVDVLLVLFILPLGILAPFPAGINALFSHGPRRSAGLARVYALWNITSLVNVVLAFVCGLLHYKSSTKKRPSMQPWNLGGDETSWWLFPTGLVLCKCIQARLVDWHASMLEIQDRAVYSNDPTIFWQ; encoded by the exons ATGCTTCCCACCCCATGGACTCCCACATTTCCCTTCCCCGCCGccggcctcctcgtcctcctggCACTCCTCGCCGTCGCATCGGGGGGCCCAGGCCCTAGCCTGGGGGGTTTCGATCGGGGGGAGCCGGGTGACGCGGAGGCGTACTCGATCCTGACGTTTCACGACTACACGCCGCCCCCGCCCCCtgcactgccgccgccgccggccgccccGTCAGCGACCTGCGCTGGGGACCTTCGCGGCGTGGGCGACCTGGAAACCCGGTGCGTGGTACCGGCGTCCGTGCGGCTTGGGGGCGGTGGGGTGTACATCAGCGGGAACGGTAGCCTCGTGCTCCTCGACGGCGTCGCGGTCACCTGCGAGAGGCCAGGGTGCGTCGTCTCCGCCAATCTCTCTGGCGATATCATCTTCGGACGCGGGGCCCGCGTCGTAGCCGGATGGGTATCCCTTGCGGCGGCCAACATCACGCTCGGTGACGATGCCGTCGTCGACACAGCGGCTCTCGCAGGCGACCCACCGGACCAGACCAGCGGTGTACCCACCGGGACATACGGCGATGGCGGTGGCCACGGTGGTCGTGGCGCCAGCTGCTACGTTAAGGAGGGGCAGGTGCAGGAGGACTCGTGGGGTGGTGATACCTACTCATGGGTTGAACTCAAGACTCCGAATAGCTATGGGAGCAAAGGGGGATCGACTACTGTTGAGAAGGACTATGGTGGTGGGGGTGGTGGTGTCGTGTGGTTGTTTGCCGAGGAGATTCTGATGAATGGAACAGTTCTTGCCGATGGTGGAGATGGTGGCACCAAGGGCGGTGGTGGCTCTGGGGGAAGCATCTATCTGAAGGCTGCAACAAT GCGAGGATGTGGCAAAATAAGTGCTTGTGGAGGCAATGGTTtggctggtggaggtggaggacgtgTTTCCATTGATGTTTTCAGTAGGCATGATGACACCCAAATCTTTGTTCATG GGGGGAAGAGTTCGGGATGTTTGGACAATGCAGGAGCAGCTGGGACCCTTTATGAAGAAGTACCTAAGAGTATTACTGTTAGCAATAATAACTTGAGCACACAAACTGATACAGTATTTCTAGATCCCCCGTTTGAGCCACTCTGGACAAATGTTTTTATCAGAAATCATGCCAAAGTTTCTCTTCCCTTGCGTTGGAGCCGTATACAG GCTCAAGGACAAATTAGTCTTCTATCTGGCGCTACTCTAACTTTTGGCCTGACACATTATCCATATTCAGAATTTGAACTGTTGGCTGAGGAACTTCTTATGAGTGATTCCACAATCAAG GTCTTTGGTGCTTTACGGATGTCTGTAAAGATGCTCCTTATGTGGAACTCGAGAATGACAATTGATGGTGGCAGAGAATCAGGAGTCGCAACTTCATTACTCGAAGGTAGCAATTTGATAGTTTTGAAG GAAGCATCAGTGATACATTCTAATGCTAATCTTGGAATTCATGGGCAAGGCGTTCTGAATTTATCTGGTGGAGGAGATACAATAGAGGCACAGCGccttattttatcattgttttaCAACATACTG GTTGGACCTGGAGCTGTTCTAAGGGGCCCTCTTATAAATGGAAGTAGTGATAT GGCCCCAAAGCTGAACTGCGAAGATGAGAGTTGTCCTATGGAAATATTTCATCCACCTGAGGATTGCAACTTGAACTCTTCATTATCTTTTACTCTACAG ATATGCCGTGTTGAAGATATTGATGTTTCTGGCCTTGTGCAAGGAACTGTCATTAATTTTAACAGAGCAAGAAGTGTGACTGTGCAGACATCTGGGACCATAAGTGCAACAGGATTAG GCTGCCGAGGTGGAATTGGACGAGGAAAAATGTTAAGCAGTGGCCTTAGTGGTGGGGGCGGGCATGGTGGTAAGGGCGGGGAGGGCATTTACAGTGTCAGTCATGCAGAGGGGGGACCTGCATATGGTAATGCTGATTTGCCTTGTGAACTTGGCAGTGGCAGCGGTAATGACAGTGCATCctcaacggccggtggtggtaTAATAG TGATAGGTTCTTTGGAGCAATCTCTGCCAAACCTCTCACTTTCTGGCTCAATTGAGGCAAATGGTGGTAGTTTTACTGGTGTGATATCTCACGCCGCAAATGGAGGACCTGGTGGTGGTTCTGGTGGTACAATTCTTCTATTTGTGCGGACTTTACTCCTAAAGAAGGACTCTGTACTTTCTAGTGTTGGTGGCGTTGGAAGCAATGgcagtggtggaggtggaggtggtcgaATTCACTTCCACTGGTCTGACATTCCTACTGGAGATGATTATGTTCCTTTTTCAACTGTTAAAGGATCAATACATGCAAG AGGAGGAGTCAGTGAAGGCCAAGGTTTTCCTGGTGAGAATGGAACAGTCACTGGAAAGGATTGCCCAAAAGGTCTTTATGGAACATTTTGCAAG GAGTGTCCTTCAGGAACATACAAGAATATTACTGGATCCTCTAAGTCATTGTGTTCGCCATGCCCTCCAAATGAGCTGCCTCATCGTGCTGTATACATAAGCGTCCGAG GAGGTGTTGCTGAAACCCCATGCCCATACAAATGTGTGTCTGATAGATATCACATGCCTCACTGTTTTACTGCACTTGAAGAGTTGATATACACTTTTGGTGGACCCTGGTTCTTTGGCCTGCTTCTTTCAGGTCTTCTTGTTTTATTAGCTCTTGTTTTGAGTATTGCTCGGATGAAGTTTGTTGGCACTGATGAGTTGCCTGGGCCAGCACCAACTCAGCACAGCTCCCAAATTGATCACTCTTTTCCCTTCCTTGAGTCACTGAACGAG GTACTGGAAACTAACAGGGCCGAAGAATCTCACTGTCATGTGCATAGAATGTATTTTATGGGCCCAAACACCTTCAGTGAACCTTGGCATCTCCCACACACCCCACCTGAGCAGATTTCAGAGATAGT GTACGAGGATGCATTTAGCAAATTTGTTGATGAGATAAATGCTCTTGCAGCCTATCAGTGGTGGGAGGGTTCAATCTATAGTATCCTGTGTATACTTTCATACCCCCTGGCATGGTCCTGGCAACAGTGGCGCAGGAGAAAGAAATTACAAAGACTTCGTGAATTTGTTCGATCCGAATATGATCATTCATGCTTACGGTCCTGCCGTTCACGAGCACTTTATGAAGGGCTGAAGGCAT CTGCTACTCCAGATTTAATGCTGGGTTATTTAGATTTCTTCCTTGGCGGGGATGAGAAAAGGCCTGATCTTCCCCCTCGGCTTCATCAAAGGCTTCCAATGTCCCTGATCTTTGGAGGTGATGGAAGTTATATGGCTCCATTTTCACTTCATAGTGACAGAGTGGTTACAAGTCTTATGAGTCAG GCTGTGCCATCGTCAATATGGCACCGTAATGTAGCTGGATTGAATGCCCAGTTGCGTTTGGTTCGTCGTGGAAATCTAAACACAACATTTCTTCCTGTGCTGAAATGGCTTGAAACTCATGCAAATCCTGCGTTGAACACATACCATGTTTGTGTTGACCTTGCATGGTTCCAAGCTACAGCATTAGGGTACTGCCAGTTTGGTCTTGTTATTAATGCTGTGGGGGGAGCGGTGGCTGCTGAAATTCAAGGTGGCTCTATAATTAAAACTGATCAACATTCACT AAACCAGAATACAAATGCTGAATCTCAACTGGGCCACTCAAGGAACAACAATGCCCTTATGCGTAAAAGGATAATTGGCACTATTCTCGATGTTGACAACTTGAGGATGCTCAAAGACAGGAGATATTTGCTTTACCCTCTCTCTCTTATCTTGCACAATACTAAACCAGTTGGACATCAG GATCTGGTTGGCTTAGTCATCTCAATATTGCTTCTTGCAGATTTCAGCTTGGTCTTGCTTACTTTCCTCCAACTGTATTCGTATTCTATGGTCGATGTTTTACTGGTTTTGTTCATTCTTCCTCTTGGGATACTGGCACCATTTCCTGCTGGGATAAATGCTCTTTTTAGTCATGGGCCACGGCGGTCAGCCGGCCTTGCTCGTGTGTATGCCTTGTGGAATATTACATCACTGGTTAATGTT GTCTTGGCTTTTGTATGTGGACTTCTGCATTACAAGTCATCAACCAAAAAACGTCCAAGCATGCAGCCGTGGAATTTGGGCGG GGATGAAACCAGCTGGTGGCTATTCCCAACAGGACTTGTGCTATGTAAATGCATTCAAGCAAGGCTTGTTGATTGGCATGCATCTATGTTGGAGATCCAGGATCGCGCAGTTTATAGTAATGACCCAACAATATTTTGGCAGTAA
- the LOC133928568 gene encoding uncharacterized protein LOC133928568 isoform X1, translated as MLPTPWTPTFPFPAAGLLVLLALLAVASGGPGPSLGGFDRGEPGDAEAYSILTFHDYTPPPPPALPPPPAAPSATCAGDLRGVGDLETRCVVPASVRLGGGGVYISGNGSLVLLDGVAVTCERPGCVVSANLSGDIIFGRGARVVAGWVSLAAANITLGDDAVVDTAALAGDPPDQTSGVPTGTYGDGGGHGGRGASCYVKEGQVQEDSWGGDTYSWVELKTPNSYGSKGGSTTVEKDYGGGGGGVVWLFAEEILMNGTVLADGGDGGTKGGGGSGGSIYLKAATMRGCGKISACGGNGLAGGGGGRVSIDVFSRHDDTQIFVHGGKSSGCLDNAGAAGTLYEEVPKSITVSNNNLSTQTDTVFLDPPFEPLWTNVFIRNHAKVSLPLRWSRIQAQGQISLLSGATLTFGLTHYPYSEFELLAEELLMSDSTIKVFGALRMSVKMLLMWNSRMTIDGGRESGVATSLLEGSNLIVLKEASVIHSNANLGIHGQGVLNLSGGGDTIEAQRLILSLFYNILVGPGAVLRGPLINGSSDIRAPKLNCEDESCPMEIFHPPEDCNLNSSLSFTLQICRVEDIDVSGLVQGTVINFNRARSVTVQTSGTISATGLGCRGGIGRGKMLSSGLSGGGGHGGKGGEGIYSVSHAEGGPAYGNADLPCELGSGSGNDSASSTAGGGIIVIGSLEQSLPNLSLSGSIEANGGSFTGVISHAANGGPGGGSGGTILLFVRTLLLKKDSVLSSVGGVGSNGSGGGGGGRIHFHWSDIPTGDDYVPFSTVKGSIHARGGVSEGQGFPGENGTVTGKDCPKGLYGTFCKECPSGTYKNITGSSKSLCSPCPPNELPHRAVYISVRGGVAETPCPYKCVSDRYHMPHCFTALEELIYTFGGPWFFGLLLSGLLVLLALVLSIARMKFVGTDELPGPAPTQHSSQIDHSFPFLESLNEVLETNRAEESHCHVHRMYFMGPNTFSEPWHLPHTPPEQISEIVYEDAFSKFVDEINALAAYQWWEGSIYSILCILSYPLAWSWQQWRRRKKLQRLREFVRSEYDHSCLRSCRSRALYEGLKASATPDLMLGYLDFFLGGDEKRPDLPPRLHQRLPMSLIFGGDGSYMAPFSLHSDRVVTSLMSQAVPSSIWHRNVAGLNAQLRLVRRGNLNTTFLPVLKWLETHANPALNTYHVCVDLAWFQATALGYCQFGLVINAVGGAVAAEIQGGSIIKTDQHSLNQNTNAESQLGHSRNNNALMRKRIIGTILDVDNLRMLKDRRYLLYPLSLILHNTKPVGHQDLVGLVISILLLADFSLVLLTFLQLYSYSMVDVLLVLFILPLGILAPFPAGINALFSHGPRRSAGLARVYALWNITSLVNVVLAFVCGLLHYKSSTKKRPSMQPWNLGGDETSWWLFPTGLVLCKCIQARLVDWHASMLEIQDRAVYSNDPTIFWQ; from the exons ATGCTTCCCACCCCATGGACTCCCACATTTCCCTTCCCCGCCGccggcctcctcgtcctcctggCACTCCTCGCCGTCGCATCGGGGGGCCCAGGCCCTAGCCTGGGGGGTTTCGATCGGGGGGAGCCGGGTGACGCGGAGGCGTACTCGATCCTGACGTTTCACGACTACACGCCGCCCCCGCCCCCtgcactgccgccgccgccggccgccccGTCAGCGACCTGCGCTGGGGACCTTCGCGGCGTGGGCGACCTGGAAACCCGGTGCGTGGTACCGGCGTCCGTGCGGCTTGGGGGCGGTGGGGTGTACATCAGCGGGAACGGTAGCCTCGTGCTCCTCGACGGCGTCGCGGTCACCTGCGAGAGGCCAGGGTGCGTCGTCTCCGCCAATCTCTCTGGCGATATCATCTTCGGACGCGGGGCCCGCGTCGTAGCCGGATGGGTATCCCTTGCGGCGGCCAACATCACGCTCGGTGACGATGCCGTCGTCGACACAGCGGCTCTCGCAGGCGACCCACCGGACCAGACCAGCGGTGTACCCACCGGGACATACGGCGATGGCGGTGGCCACGGTGGTCGTGGCGCCAGCTGCTACGTTAAGGAGGGGCAGGTGCAGGAGGACTCGTGGGGTGGTGATACCTACTCATGGGTTGAACTCAAGACTCCGAATAGCTATGGGAGCAAAGGGGGATCGACTACTGTTGAGAAGGACTATGGTGGTGGGGGTGGTGGTGTCGTGTGGTTGTTTGCCGAGGAGATTCTGATGAATGGAACAGTTCTTGCCGATGGTGGAGATGGTGGCACCAAGGGCGGTGGTGGCTCTGGGGGAAGCATCTATCTGAAGGCTGCAACAAT GCGAGGATGTGGCAAAATAAGTGCTTGTGGAGGCAATGGTTtggctggtggaggtggaggacgtgTTTCCATTGATGTTTTCAGTAGGCATGATGACACCCAAATCTTTGTTCATG GGGGGAAGAGTTCGGGATGTTTGGACAATGCAGGAGCAGCTGGGACCCTTTATGAAGAAGTACCTAAGAGTATTACTGTTAGCAATAATAACTTGAGCACACAAACTGATACAGTATTTCTAGATCCCCCGTTTGAGCCACTCTGGACAAATGTTTTTATCAGAAATCATGCCAAAGTTTCTCTTCCCTTGCGTTGGAGCCGTATACAG GCTCAAGGACAAATTAGTCTTCTATCTGGCGCTACTCTAACTTTTGGCCTGACACATTATCCATATTCAGAATTTGAACTGTTGGCTGAGGAACTTCTTATGAGTGATTCCACAATCAAG GTCTTTGGTGCTTTACGGATGTCTGTAAAGATGCTCCTTATGTGGAACTCGAGAATGACAATTGATGGTGGCAGAGAATCAGGAGTCGCAACTTCATTACTCGAAGGTAGCAATTTGATAGTTTTGAAG GAAGCATCAGTGATACATTCTAATGCTAATCTTGGAATTCATGGGCAAGGCGTTCTGAATTTATCTGGTGGAGGAGATACAATAGAGGCACAGCGccttattttatcattgttttaCAACATACTG GTTGGACCTGGAGCTGTTCTAAGGGGCCCTCTTATAAATGGAAGTAGTGATAT TAGGGCCCCAAAGCTGAACTGCGAAGATGAGAGTTGTCCTATGGAAATATTTCATCCACCTGAGGATTGCAACTTGAACTCTTCATTATCTTTTACTCTACAG ATATGCCGTGTTGAAGATATTGATGTTTCTGGCCTTGTGCAAGGAACTGTCATTAATTTTAACAGAGCAAGAAGTGTGACTGTGCAGACATCTGGGACCATAAGTGCAACAGGATTAG GCTGCCGAGGTGGAATTGGACGAGGAAAAATGTTAAGCAGTGGCCTTAGTGGTGGGGGCGGGCATGGTGGTAAGGGCGGGGAGGGCATTTACAGTGTCAGTCATGCAGAGGGGGGACCTGCATATGGTAATGCTGATTTGCCTTGTGAACTTGGCAGTGGCAGCGGTAATGACAGTGCATCctcaacggccggtggtggtaTAATAG TGATAGGTTCTTTGGAGCAATCTCTGCCAAACCTCTCACTTTCTGGCTCAATTGAGGCAAATGGTGGTAGTTTTACTGGTGTGATATCTCACGCCGCAAATGGAGGACCTGGTGGTGGTTCTGGTGGTACAATTCTTCTATTTGTGCGGACTTTACTCCTAAAGAAGGACTCTGTACTTTCTAGTGTTGGTGGCGTTGGAAGCAATGgcagtggtggaggtggaggtggtcgaATTCACTTCCACTGGTCTGACATTCCTACTGGAGATGATTATGTTCCTTTTTCAACTGTTAAAGGATCAATACATGCAAG AGGAGGAGTCAGTGAAGGCCAAGGTTTTCCTGGTGAGAATGGAACAGTCACTGGAAAGGATTGCCCAAAAGGTCTTTATGGAACATTTTGCAAG GAGTGTCCTTCAGGAACATACAAGAATATTACTGGATCCTCTAAGTCATTGTGTTCGCCATGCCCTCCAAATGAGCTGCCTCATCGTGCTGTATACATAAGCGTCCGAG GAGGTGTTGCTGAAACCCCATGCCCATACAAATGTGTGTCTGATAGATATCACATGCCTCACTGTTTTACTGCACTTGAAGAGTTGATATACACTTTTGGTGGACCCTGGTTCTTTGGCCTGCTTCTTTCAGGTCTTCTTGTTTTATTAGCTCTTGTTTTGAGTATTGCTCGGATGAAGTTTGTTGGCACTGATGAGTTGCCTGGGCCAGCACCAACTCAGCACAGCTCCCAAATTGATCACTCTTTTCCCTTCCTTGAGTCACTGAACGAG GTACTGGAAACTAACAGGGCCGAAGAATCTCACTGTCATGTGCATAGAATGTATTTTATGGGCCCAAACACCTTCAGTGAACCTTGGCATCTCCCACACACCCCACCTGAGCAGATTTCAGAGATAGT GTACGAGGATGCATTTAGCAAATTTGTTGATGAGATAAATGCTCTTGCAGCCTATCAGTGGTGGGAGGGTTCAATCTATAGTATCCTGTGTATACTTTCATACCCCCTGGCATGGTCCTGGCAACAGTGGCGCAGGAGAAAGAAATTACAAAGACTTCGTGAATTTGTTCGATCCGAATATGATCATTCATGCTTACGGTCCTGCCGTTCACGAGCACTTTATGAAGGGCTGAAGGCAT CTGCTACTCCAGATTTAATGCTGGGTTATTTAGATTTCTTCCTTGGCGGGGATGAGAAAAGGCCTGATCTTCCCCCTCGGCTTCATCAAAGGCTTCCAATGTCCCTGATCTTTGGAGGTGATGGAAGTTATATGGCTCCATTTTCACTTCATAGTGACAGAGTGGTTACAAGTCTTATGAGTCAG GCTGTGCCATCGTCAATATGGCACCGTAATGTAGCTGGATTGAATGCCCAGTTGCGTTTGGTTCGTCGTGGAAATCTAAACACAACATTTCTTCCTGTGCTGAAATGGCTTGAAACTCATGCAAATCCTGCGTTGAACACATACCATGTTTGTGTTGACCTTGCATGGTTCCAAGCTACAGCATTAGGGTACTGCCAGTTTGGTCTTGTTATTAATGCTGTGGGGGGAGCGGTGGCTGCTGAAATTCAAGGTGGCTCTATAATTAAAACTGATCAACATTCACT AAACCAGAATACAAATGCTGAATCTCAACTGGGCCACTCAAGGAACAACAATGCCCTTATGCGTAAAAGGATAATTGGCACTATTCTCGATGTTGACAACTTGAGGATGCTCAAAGACAGGAGATATTTGCTTTACCCTCTCTCTCTTATCTTGCACAATACTAAACCAGTTGGACATCAG GATCTGGTTGGCTTAGTCATCTCAATATTGCTTCTTGCAGATTTCAGCTTGGTCTTGCTTACTTTCCTCCAACTGTATTCGTATTCTATGGTCGATGTTTTACTGGTTTTGTTCATTCTTCCTCTTGGGATACTGGCACCATTTCCTGCTGGGATAAATGCTCTTTTTAGTCATGGGCCACGGCGGTCAGCCGGCCTTGCTCGTGTGTATGCCTTGTGGAATATTACATCACTGGTTAATGTT GTCTTGGCTTTTGTATGTGGACTTCTGCATTACAAGTCATCAACCAAAAAACGTCCAAGCATGCAGCCGTGGAATTTGGGCGG GGATGAAACCAGCTGGTGGCTATTCCCAACAGGACTTGTGCTATGTAAATGCATTCAAGCAAGGCTTGTTGATTGGCATGCATCTATGTTGGAGATCCAGGATCGCGCAGTTTATAGTAATGACCCAACAATATTTTGGCAGTAA